Part of the Desulfobotulus mexicanus genome is shown below.
CCTTTAAGCTGCTTTACCAACCTGTGAATGCCATATTGGGGATCAACTTCTATCAGCAGATGCACATGATCCGGCATAATTTCCAGTTCAATGACCTCAGATTGACGCTCAGAAGCAACTTGATGTATAAGATCTTTGAGCCGTT
Proteins encoded:
- the tnpA gene encoding IS200/IS605 family transposase; translated protein: MKYKNNNNVVYSCKYHVIWCPKYRRQVLTGAVAERLKDLIHQVASERQSEVIELEIMPDHVHLLIEVDPQYGIHRLVKQLKG